From the Drosophila willistoni isolate 14030-0811.24 chromosome 2L unlocalized genomic scaffold, UCI_dwil_1.1 Seg168, whole genome shotgun sequence genome, the window tgattaaactCATAAGAAAAAGTGTCCTGGTGGTGCAGGTAATAATGTTATTCTTCCGGGAACCCCAGATCTTGGTGCGTCTTCAAACATAGTAATTCGACTGTCCAGTATAGTGCCTAGATTCAAAAACCACATAATGATTTTTGACAACTTTTTTACTTCGCTACCACTACTTGTTTATCTGTGATCACTAGGAATTTATTCTTTGGGGACAATACGCTCAAATCGGATCCCTAATTGCAAGATACCAACAGATAATCTTTTAAAGAAACTTCCACGTGGGTACTCTGCGGAATTCTGTGGCTCAGCAGCAAATGTTGACATTTCATTAACGGTATGGAAGGACAATAAATCAGTCCGCCTTGATCCACCTATGTTGGCGCTAAGCCATTTCAAAATGAAGTGCCTTCGAAAACCACTGTCACACGATTTGTGCGCtcagaaaaaaaatgtgttgATATTGATTGTCCCAATTCAATAAATGAATACAACATACATCTGTCTCTATGGACTCATAGGTCGATACAAAATTTCTTAGAAAACTTTAAAGTATACAAATCAAGTATTCACACATTTGCTTGATGTTGCGATGGTAAAtgcttatatatttattgtttcaCAAAATTAACAAGCCGGACCCCAAAGATCCCGAATATCAACTGCCAAATTTTCGAACACAAGTTGCAAAAGTGCTTTGTACATCAAAAAACGATGTCAAAGCTCCTGGACGTACTCTCGCAAATACTCAGAAAAAAGGTTACGGAAAAAAGACTTTTTTACCGCCTGATGAAATTCGCTTCGATGGAATTGAACATTTTCCTGAATATTTGCCACGTATCAACGGCAAGAAGACTTGTAAAAATACAGGATGCCCTTCCGAGACGCAGGTTATATGCCAAAAATGTAATATTAATCTTTGCTTATCGGtgcaaaaaaattgtttctttgaTTTTCATCACAAATAAACTAAACTTATCTTTATATTTATGCATATTCTCGAATATTTGTGCACTAATTTTGAAGTTTTTCGTAAATAATAAACAACAGCCCAAAAAACTATGcagtaaacattttttttggcaatgtTTCCCAAGACCGCCTCTAGGCGGGGTTAGGATTTGACCCAATATATCCTGAATCTCGAGGAACCAAAAATTTTTCCagaacaaatatttttttttacccgtAACCAgtgcaaaaataattttttttttaaaatcaaaaatttgggAAGTAGAaggttaaaaaacattttgcaaacaattaattGACAGTGTGAATTTCGCCGAAttacctttttttgtttcttttatattcttttagCCTTTGTGCCTTATGTTTATTAAGAATACTGTAAATTATAAGTtaacaaaaaagttttttgaaaaaaagtaaagtttTGTAATAAATTAAAAGCTGATAAATGAATTTGTGtgacttttttcattttgcaaagAATTATTTGacaaattgtatataaaacCAAGAAAAACTGCATACAAGaaattttataacattttaaaacactttttaagatttaaattataaacaattatTCATAACTTTTTAAATATGACTCAAGagacaatttaaattttcagtTCAGTTTGATTTCTTGTAAACATTTTCTATAGATACTATCTACATACGTCCTGAGATAGATCTCTGTCAGAATACAAAGTTCATGTCACAATGTTTTTTAGgagtttgaaataaaattatataactACACACTGTGGACACAGAAATTTATGCCTTTATTGCAAACTccacaaattcaaaaaaaaaaaaggtgaacAGAAATGcgcaaaatcaaaaaatttatgtCTAAAAGAAAAgctctaacaaaaaaaaaaaaaacagaatcaTCGTTCTTCTAGTATAACAGTTTCCTGTGGATATAGTTTGAGGGCTTCGAGCGTTTGACTGGAGTCAATCGAGGTTAAATCACGACGGGGCCAGCCACTAAATATCTTATACTCCTCAATAAGGAAACCATTGGCAGTGACAAAATTAAGCAGATCCtgtaagaaacaaaaataattgtgATCAGAATAAAATGTGTACAAAAATGTAACAGGTTAGTGTTCCACCTGTTGAAatgttaaaagaaaaattaaatttttctgaTCTTTTGTTTTAGAAAAAGACAATCAcgaacattttaaaattgaaaatatatcCCTAGCAATACACGCATAGAGGAACTTTttcgaaaaaattttaaatttaataatctGAGTAAAACTAGCTTTAAATGGCAATTGTCCTATCTGAGGGGGGACCCCACCCCCTTAGAAACAGCGGAGCTATCtttgtacacatacatacctGTAAAGTGTCTTGTGTATAAAAACGACGTTCCAGATAATGGCCAGTGGGTTTTCGAACACGTACTTTGGATATATTTGATGTTTCAAGTTGTGAAGGCTCTTGAGGTAAAGATTGTTCCGCCTAAATaagataaattttaaattaaccttaattttacaaaaattgcTTGCGCTACTTACTGCAAACCGAATGGTTTCGCGTCGAGCGTCTTCCTCAGCCCTTTCTGATTCAATGCGTTTACTTTCTGCTGCCTGTGCTGCCTCTTTTTGTCGCTTAGCTGCGTCTTTGGCCATATCGGCCTGTAAGGTGGCCTCATAAGCTTGATCTTGTTCGGCTTTGACCTGATCTCGTGCTGCTCGTTCGATGTCATCGCGAATTTCAACTTGCAATTGCTCTTCGTACATCTCGCAAGTGGCCATAACACGAATTAACAGTTCATCTAAGCCAAGATTAcctgaaataaaatatattatgtaACTGTCTGAAATGGTAGATAAAACTTACCATGAATCACAGATAGTACTTCGCAATGGCGACCCAACTGGCGGGTTTTTCCCACCAGCATTATGGCAGGCATTTTATCGAGTTTAATATTTCGAGCCGTCAATGAGGCGTTGCTACTTATGCATGCCGTTAGTGAAGAAAGAAACCTGCCAAgacattatttattttataaactaATATAACAGGTTGGGCTTACATATCTTTGTTGCTCTCATACGTCATATCCCAGCCAAACAGAACAAAATTTTCCCTGAATGTTTGAATAATGCTCTCATGTTTCATCAAATGATCACAGAATACATTTGTCAGAATACTTTCACCATGATGCAAATAAATGGCTAACATTTTCCGCTGTTTAGCTGGCTTGTGGCAGGCTAAACGCAAGGCATCCTCTAAGCTGCCAACAAAGAAATCTGCATGGGGCTCGCCATAACGCTGCTTATAATTCTCGACGAACTGTGTAGAGCCCTGTATTTCGTTGTCAGTATTATTGGGAACTAAAAAGAGTGAATTTGTTTCTGACCTAAATAATCcagatatttttattttaagaatTTATTACTTAAATGCCTAGTTATTGGTTGCGAAGGTGGAGAGTCAGAGAATATATATTCAGCGTTATTAAAATCAGTGGCATCCTCAAATTCATCCGCGGAACTTCCACTATCCACAGTTACCGGTTCACTGCGAATTGAACAGTTAacttttgttccttttttgtttcttaattaACAAACCTGCTATTGAGAACACTTGTATTATTTGGCAGACGATTTGCACTACTCCGCAGCACAAAGGTATGAGACATTTCAATTCCTGATTGCTAAAATGGCATATgataaattaatataattgTACTTATAATTTTATAACTAACCGCTAGTGTAGTGTCATTTTCACAACGGCTGGGCCAGCCAGACCATTCCTGATGCCTAACGGGAATATTTGTTATATAATAGACATTGGTTTTCAGCTCATGAATTGTAGTGCGGCCAGTTAGGTGTAGGGGATCCATTGGAATTAAATCACATAAGATTTTAATAGTAAACATTTTGTCCATCCGTTGAGAAATATCATCTctagataataataatagatttATTAACAAGTCAACGAAAACGCTTTTCGAAAATAAAATCTTACTGTTCAGTATCCATAAACCCATCATTTGTTATATCtactaaaatcagttcattTTCGGGAGCTAAGTCTAGATTACAAATTTGCGTTTCCGGCAACTGCGCATCACTGGCTTTTGATGGAGGCCAACCCCTTAAAGCCTGACGGCATTGTGGAACTTGCGTTACATCGAAAATTTTGCGTTTCAGTTGCTCTGCAAATAATGAAAACTCAGATaactcctctttttttttttaggtgcATACCTATGGTTGCATTTATGGGCAAACGTAAGTCATACATCTGCTGATTAAAGTGTATGTTAAAAATTATGGTATTCTGGTTGTTGGATTGCCTAGATGGATCTAAGTTAATACTTGATGTTAACTCGGCCAGCATGTGTGAAGCTaattgtgtaaaaaaaaaacaaagtaagGGATTGTCTAAATTCACTAAGAAGAAAGCTCACTGGGAAATCCTTGTTGATTCGTATTTTGAAGATGAATTACTTCAGAGAAGACTCCCGCATTAGCCGTCAAAGCTCCACTATTAACAAGTGAAGATGGCCCAGGCATTTCATCATAATTTGGAGCCGTGAATCCATTTGTATTTAAGTCTTGGTTTTGATCTGTGGTTCTTGGCTCTTTCCGATGGATAGGATTAGATAGCGGAGTGTCATCGTGTGGCATTACACGGCTTAAAGCGTCCTTCAAGATATGTAAACGAAAACGCAATTgaaattacgcatacgcatGTGTCGTGACAAACCCAGAGCAAGACGGGCGGAGAAAGATACGAGTCTTATAgacaaagaaaaaagcaatTTAACGGCAGAGAACTTAACTTACCATAAGATTCCAATTGACAGCCTCTAGATGAGAAAAAGCTTCTCCAACGTCATCTATGCCAGTGATAGCCTGAACAAAACgttttttaaaagaatttttggCAAATACCATCTTTACCCAAtcgcatatatgtacatattaagaaaaaacaatttgcgTTTACCTGGAAACTAGCCAAGGTTTCTTCTTTATTCTCTGCTGacatttgattttgtttctgtttctgtttattttatttacttgaGCTTATGTTTAGAATTTGTAAATTCTTTCTACAACCAACTACTAGAAACAACATACATCGATGTTAAAAAACGGAACTTATCCAGTAGTATTGGGACGATGTAGAATAATACTGGGAAATATTatggaaaattatttatttcgatACTACTATTTGTCAAAGCTATCgatatttaaaatatacaaCCAAAAACATGGCCGTAAAGATAACGACGCTGTTACCATAAGTAAGTGATGGTTCACTGAAACAATTTGACATtttgaatttctattattGTTAATTGCTATTTGAAGTCTCATTCCAGCTAGAGTGCTCACCGCCTTGACAAATGCCGTTCGTCAGAAAATCTCCTTAAAGTTGATCAAATATTGATAAAATTACATTTCTTAGATATTCCAGAGGTGACAATCGGCCATCTTCTGTCCGGGGTTCGGCCCGGACTATCGCGCCGAAATTTTTCCATCTAAGAAATATGTTCATAACTTTCGAGACGTTCCTGCATCAGGCGGTTCGATTGACATTTTTATCGATACACTGAAAATTTGTAACTTACTGGAAAAAATTGGCCattcacaacaaaaatatacgCAATGAATGACAAAAAgtaaacagaaaaaaaaatatttataaatttggcaacaaattttattacaTATTAGACGGCAACGAACTTTTGTCCATAAAACTATCGAAAGCAAAGAATTATGTGAGTTGATTACATATTTAGTTTCACTATTTTATCGTGTGGAAATCTGGCGTTACTGTAAAAACTACGACATGAAAAGAATATGATTGCAAATGTTTTGTGGGTAGGAATGAGCTTACGTATGTATAAtcttaataatatatataaagtgccATAGGTACTATCTATATATTGTTCTAGGATGGGAATCGCTGTTTCAATTATACTGTTAATGCTAGCCGTTCCACATGGATGGACCGTCTGAAAGAGAGGGTCAATGGTGATTTGTGGGAATctggtgttaaagtaaattattGATATTTGCGTGTTCATTTTCTTATCGTTGCAATTGTACGTACAAGTTTTGATGTTAACTTGGATGTTAGTGATTTGACGTGGCGGTGGAGAAAGAGACAGCACATATATTGTTGCCAAGTTGttactaaaattttttaatcttGGTTTTAAAAAATCGCAAAAGAGTAATGTTTGCTCAGTTTTTTGCTATCTATTTGGTTGCCGTGCTAGCGTGTCAAGCTTCACGTGCATATGCCAGTTGCGAAGCCACAGTCAAGTCTTTTTCATCTCACGATGCTACAATTCTGACTCAGTTGGGCTATATTGCTGAGTTCTCAATAGAATGCAACCCAAAGTCGGAGCTCAGCCTGTTTGCTGAACTCCCAAGTGGCAAAGTTGTACCTGTGGCTAAAATAAGAGACAACAAATACCAGGTTAGGTTACCATTTAcccttttaattttttttgcaaaactaTGTTCCTTTCTAAATATTCGTTATTATGTGTAGGTGAGCTGGGTGGAGGAACTTAGTACAGCCAGAGGTGGTAACATCGAGCTACGACTTTTCGATGAAGATGGTTATACATATTTGCGTAAAGCGATTCGTAATGGCGACAAGGTGTCTTCTGTGAAATCGCTGCTAGACATTACAGTCTCTATAAAGAATGCTTACAAAGGACCCTGGGTCAAGGCTGAACTTTTAGCTGCCTTCTTAGTCGGCGGCATGGCTTATTTTGCCGTCAcaaataaaagcaaagtgcAAGCCTAAGAAATACCCTATCACATCAATAAATCTTAACCATTTTGAAAGttccaaattaaaaaaaaatatttcaaatagaaaattgctaaaaataaaagataatttaattgtgctttaaaaattttcctttctaaatttaaagtaattCGGAAGAAACCGGAAGAAGATTTGGCGCTTTCATTTACATACAGTAAGTCGATTTTCTGATGAACGGCATTTTCAAGTAGGTGAGcaatctatgtatgtatgtatgtatgtatgtacatatatcgtATATAGTggaaagtgtttttttttttttagttttttatgaatttaaaatatgaaAAGTGAGAAACGCTTTGTCATTACGAGAGCACTTTTTCTATTTCATATACAGTATGTCcaataattgtttgcaaaatgaaaaaagttaCACAAGTTTAACTTCAACAGCGAAAAATGAACGAGGAGGCCTTTTTgtacaaaaaatttttataaacttttattaaCATAGGTATTGACTATaggaaagtaaaaaaaaattcaagaaTTCCAAGAAACACGTCaaagaaatgcaaaaatcAGCACAGAGGCAATCTTGACTCTGTCTattaattgtttgcaaaatgcaaaccCTGGTCGAAGAATGTCAAAAGGAAAACTAACGGAAcgtcaaaaccaaaaacgacCTGTTACAAGTTTTTCCCAAGTCTTCTTTGCACTCattcttttcaaaaaatttctttGGTTGATCACACGTCCTtcttatttttgctttttacaatGCCTGGTAAACGAactgatgaaaatttaatacaacTGGTGTATTTTAATCATAGCAAGGGCAAGACTTCGAAATTGGCCGAAatgtttaatattaaattaagaacagtatataatattataagtCGTGCGGAAAAGGACAATAGGCTGGAATTGCACAGCTCTAAGGGCAGACCATGAAAGCTCTCCAGACAAGATTGTTcccatattttaaaatctgtGGAAAATAAAGCGGATACAAGCCTCCGGGAGTTAGCTGAGGACATTAAAATTAATCTCAAAAAGACCGTGTGTCCTGAGACTGTCCGAAAAGTATTGAATGTCCACAAGTATTCTTCGTATGTTGCCAGAAAAAAGCCTTTGCTGTCAGGTATAATCATTGAAAAAAGACTGAACTTTGCTGTATTGAACgcagttttattatttttctgcAGATGATCTTGGAACCCAACATCGTGCTCACCGCAAAACCATTTTacttcatacatatgtatgtatgtacatacaaattaAGATTCTCCAGTCCTGTTGCgggtgaagattaggttgagagGTGAACTGTACCTCTTATTGCTGGCCACGTGctcagacaataaaacaaattatttaacgGCCAAGTGCCGGGGTGAATATTTGTTTAAGCGACTTATCGGAAGAGCGCTGTActgaccattgcagctatagcGCGCTGATACAACTGTAAAGTTGTAATTGCGTGGGCTGATTATAAACTTATGAAATATCCTATATTAAGTGTTATTTGTTAACTACTCCCCCTTCAAGTATAAGGCCGTCCTCGGCCGATCCGATCCCGGCGACGACTTCTCGTAACCGTTTTGCAGACTTCTTTGCACCGATGAGTCGACAAAGAGTGAGGCCAATGCAGATCAAAGCACAGCATATGGCTCCGATGATGAATGCCACACGATAGGCCTGATCAGTTCCGgcgtttttttggaattgctgTATCACCTCCAGATTACGTTTATTCAAACGATGAAGGTAAGGGAGGCTGAGGACATCTTGGGTGGCAGTGATGTTCAGCAAGGGAGAATTGGCAATACCCGGGACTCTATtgcgcacgttgttgtgattGTAAAACAGAGTCCCGTTAATTGCGACTCGGATTCCGAACGTGATGAGATGCGTGCCTTGTACCTGGATCTCAGTGCCGTTGTCCACCTGAATCCTTGCGGACCCGTCGTTGAGGATTATGATTCCGTCATCTACATGGGTGATTATTTCCAGGTTGCTCGGCTGGATCTCGCAGTGTGCCGTGACACCTGCATGGAGCTCTTTGGCACATGAACTTTCCAAAGCCAGACGACAAAATGTGGCTCCAGGTGAAGCGGCGCAACTCTGTAGTGTGTGGGTTTCTCCATCGCATTCGGCTATGACGTTGTCAAACAATCGCACTATGAAGTTCTTGTGGATAACAGGATAAATCGTGATCTTTCTGCAAGCTCTTTTAATCTTGgggaatttaattataaagtgTATCGTGTTAATGGATTGAAGAACTTTTACGGACGCAACGGACATAAGATCTCCTATGGGAGTGTTGGTGGGTTCCTCTAgccaaattgatttcaaatctGAGTGGTCCAAAATGTTTGGGCTAACAATGTTGGCCGTTGCCAGAGTAATAGCAagcattaaattttgcaaCTCCATCATTAGCATTCTGTTTCTAGACAGTAGTGTTTCATATAAATGGCCAGTGTCAACCTGTGAGTCTTTGGCTATCTTGAGAATTTTGTTGACAGTAATTGTTAACTGATTAAGCTGGTCCTGAACTCTAGTGTTTATTTCTATCTGTCTATTATTGGCGTTTATCAATTGCATTTCAGTGAACCTAGTCTGCTCTAAATCCTCGGCATCGGGTGTACCCGCCACAACCTTTAGTATGGATCCTAGGAACTCTAAGCTCCTGGCGACTCTATGGTGCGTGGCTAACGCCTCCAATAGGTCTTGTAGATGTGCCGTGTCCACAATTATAAGTTTTTTCATGTGGGATTGCGGGAACATGTCAATTAATTTGACCGTTTCTTCCACCATTCGCGCGTACTCGGAGAGGTTTGCCGAGTGCCTGGCATAGGCGTATTCCTTCCATACCAAGATTTCGCCGTCGACGATGGGAATGTACTTGGCACGCGAGTAGTCGATGACATGTGCCGAAGCCAGGGATAAGGAGAGGAATAGTATGGATCCAAACCTGTGAAATGAggttgttttcttattttttcgcaatttttctgtttttttttttacggcCCACCACCAAGaaagtttgtaaaaattatGCCAAGTGGCTAAAAGTACGTTGAACAACTATATCTAACTTATACGAGTTTGCCTAGTGGCTTAAAAAAGGTGTACAAAAAAGACAAGGGAGTCACCTTAGGTTGTCCTTGTGGACCACCCTCCCTTTAATGAGGACCTCGGTCCCCAGGTCTGCTTCCACTGCCTTCTCATCACATAAAGGTGTGAGTTTGTTTCCGAGCCGTCGGTTATACTTGACCAAAACTCTGTCACCAACGTCGAAGACCCTATTCTGCCGATTTGCGTTCTCCCTAGCTCTGAGCATCGTCTGAGCCTTTCTGAtcttttcttgtatttttcCTTGTGGCTCATCTGGGTGAGCCTGAACCACATCGACTGGTCTCTGGTCGGTGACCGAATGGATCGACTTATTGTACTCAGTTGTAGCCAGTAAAATGACTTCTACAGTGTCATTTATGCCTCTGTCAATCTTTAGGCATCTGGCTAGCTCTAACAGGGTGCTGTGAAAGCGCTCAACCTGTCCATTTGAGATGCTATGCAATGGTGGTGCATTTGAAATGCTGACCCCATAGTTGTTTGCGAGCATAGTTACTATGGTCTCTGAATTCAATGACAGTTCATTGTCACAGTAAATGGATCTGGCTTTAGGAAAAAAATTCATGATTTGCATTAGAGCTGGCTTCAGATCCACAATGGTTCTTGAGGGGATCGGTTGGACAATAGCAAAATTAGAGAACTTGTCGATGCAAGTTAGAAAGTATTTCTTGTCAGTGGAGAAAATGTCTATGTGTAACATCTCTCCTACATGTGAGGGGATCGGTGTCTCTCCAAGctcttgttttttggggtgtCTATCATATTTAGCCCTAGCACatgttttgcaattttgtaCTATTTCATTGGCAATTCTTGCCATCTTTGGAAAATAGTACTCCGAGAGTACCTGCTTAATATTTTCCTGTGCAGACCAATGGGCCCTATTATGCTCGGCTGTGAGGATTTCCCTTCTATCTCCCACCGCAATTACATCCACTACGCGATTTTTGCAATGCCAGAACTTTGTGGCCGGGTATCTACGAACCAATGAATCTTGTATCATTGCAAGCGTGTGTAAGTTACAGTGGAGAGCATTTACGCATTTGGGTGAAACTACATCTTCGAGCTCGTCTAGCAGCGATTCGATACAAGTATAGCTGATCAACTAGCGTTTCTTATTTccaaaaagaataaaacttTGTTTTAAGGGTAAACGCGCCTCTTCTAGCActatttggttttaaaaacaattcaaGGGTTTGTCTGTTGTCTCAATGGTGTTGGTGAGAGATACCTCACTGTGAATCGTTGCTGCGCAGGACTCAATTTCTTGTTCATTCACAGCGTTGAGCTGCTGTCTTGACAAGGCATCCGCAACCAGATTGTCCTTGCCGGGTTTATAGAAGATACGTGCATTAGACTCATCAATGCGCGCTTTCCACCTTTTGATCTTCGCATTTGGATTGGATTCCGAAACTGCGAAGGTCAAGGGTTGATGGTCAGTTATTAATGATATTAATGTCTTTTACCCCATACAAATAGTGCCTTAACTTGGCAATTAACTCTCTCATCTGTCTCCTCTTGAGACAGGACTGCACCTATGCCGTGAGCCGAAGCATCAATCGTTAGATCGAATGGCTTCTTAAAATCGGGGGTACCTGAGCACTACATTCTCAGATGACAAAATGTCGCGCAACTTCTGAAACGCCCTTTGCTGCACTTCAGAGAATTGAACCTTTATATTTCTGGACCTATGCTTACTGACTGCTCCATTTTTACCCTTCAAAATATTGGAGATGGGTCTTGCTATTGCGGCGAAGTCCCCAATGAAACATCTGTAATAACTTGCGAGGCCTAGAAATGATCTGACCTCGAACATTGTTTTAGGTTCTGGATACTCCTGTATTGGCTTAACCTTTTCAGGATCCGTCGTGGTGCCAGTGCTGGTGACTATGAAACCAAGAAAGTTCACGCTTTTCTTAAAAAATCGTGACTTTTCGATGGAGACCCTCATGTTTGCTTCGTGTAAGCTTTTTAGGACCCAATCTACGTGTTTAATGTGGGAGTCCTCATCTTCTGAAAAGATGATTACGTGATCGACATAAACATAGCAAAATTTGCCAATCTGCTCTCGCAGTATGTCGTCGATGGTTCTTTGGAAGATGCTTGCTGCATTCTTTAATCCAAAGGGGAGCCTTttgaactcgtatttccccCCGTTTACAGAGAAAGAGGTTTTTTCGCGGTCGCGTTCAGCGAGTATGATCTGGTGATAACCAGACTTGAGGTCTAATGTTGAAAAGAATTTGGCTCTTCCCAAATTCCCCAATATCATTGATATATTTGGCATAGGGTATTTGTCAGACACGGTTCTTTCGTTAAGTTTACGAAAGTCCATTACCAACCTCATTTTCCTATTGCCCGCTTCATCAGTGCCCTTCTTGTCTACTACCCATATTGGGTTATTGTAGGGAAAACTGACTTTTGAATTATATCATTTTTTAGCAGAtctttgatttctttattaacGAAATCAGCTGCTCCCATTGGATATGGGTAAAGCCTGGCATAGATCGGTTGCTCATCTGTGGTCCTAATGGTGGCCACGACTGATGTGTTATACGGCAACGCTTCGTCTGGGTCTGCGAAGGCCTTTTGTCTGGTCTTTAGCATTTTCAAAAAGGAACTTCTGGCTAATGAGGATGCCTCTGCACAGTCTACATTTgtgaaatttacatttttgcaCGTGTGGAAGGTGATTTGTTCGACCTCCATGCCCCATTTAAGCTGTCCTGAAGCTAGACAAAGCG encodes:
- the LOC6652122 gene encoding FAS-associated factor 1 yields the protein MSAENKEETLASFQAITGIDDVGEAFSHLEAVNWNLMDALSRVMPHDDTPLSNPIHRKEPRTTDQNQDLNTNGFTAPNYDEMPGPSSLVNSGALTANAGVFSEVIHLQNTNQQGFPTSHMLAELTSSINLDPSRQSNNQNTIIFNIHFNQQMYDLRLPINATIEQLKRKIFDVTQVPQCRQALRGWPPSKASDAQLPETQICNLDLAPENELILVDITNDGFMDTEQDDISQRMDKMFTIKILCDLIPMDPLHLTGRTTIHELKTNVYYITNIPVRHQEWSGWPSRCENDTTLAQSGIEMSHTFVLRSSANRLPNNTSVLNSSEPVTVDSGSSADEFEDATDFNNAEYIFSDSPPSQPITRHLIPNNTDNEIQGSTQFVENYKQRYGEPHADFFVGSLEDALRLACHKPAKQRKMLAIYLHHGESILTNVFCDHLMKHESIIQTFRENFVLFGWDMTYESNKDMFLSSLTACISSNASLTARNIKLDKMPAIMLVGKTRQLGRHCEVLSVIHGNLGLDELLIRVMATCEMYEEQLQVEIRDDIERAARDQVKAEQDQAYEATLQADMAKDAAKRQKEAAQAAESKRIESERAEEDARRETIRFAAEQSLPQEPSQLETSNISKVRVRKPTGHYLERRFYTQDTLQDLLNFVTANGFLIEEYKIFSGWPRRDLTSIDSSQTLEALKLYPQETVILEER
- the LOC6652121 gene encoding translocon-associated protein subunit delta, with product MFAQFFAIYLVAVLACQASRAYASCEATVKSFSSHDATILTQLGYIAEFSIECNPKSELSLFAELPSGKVVPVAKIRDNKYQVSWVEELSTARGGNIELRLFDEDGYTYLRKAIRNGDKVSSVKSLLDITVSIKNAYKGPWVKAELLAAFLVGGMAYFAVTNKSKVQA